The DNA window TTTACGAATTCCAGAATTTGAGCAGCCATGGGAAACCGACTTTGGTAAGCCTGGTCGTATTGTTAGTGCATTAGACATTATGCTAGAAGGTCCTTTGGGTGGCGCAGCATTTAATAACGAATTTGGTCGTCCTAACCTATTAGGTTATTTCCGTACTTATGAAGCTGAAGTTAACAGCCATAATGGTATGGAAGTACGTGGTTACCACAAGCCGATTATGCTGGCTGGTGGTTTGGGTAATATCCGTGACCAACACATTAAAAAGGGTGATATCCCAGTAGGCGCGAAACTTATCGCACTGGGTGGTCCAGCAATGAACATTGGTTTAGGTGGCAGTGCTGCTTCATCGATGGACTCTGGTCAATCACACGAAGATTTAGATTTTGCTTCTGTGCAACGTGAAAACCCAGAAATGGAGCGTCGTTGTCAAGAGGTTATCGACCGCTGCTGGCAGCTTGGTGAAGACAATCCAATTGCCTTCATTCACGATGTGGGCGCGGGTGGTTTATCAAACGCATTCCCTGAACTTGTGCATGACGGTGGCCGTGGTGCTCAGTTTGAATTGCGTGATATCAACAATGATGAACCTGGCATGTCACCGCTTGAAATTTGGTGTAATGAATCTCAAGAACGCTACGTAATGGCTGTTGCACCTGAAAACCTAGCAACATTCGAAGCGATTTGTAAGCGTGAACGTGCTCCATTCTCAGTGGTTGGTGTAGCGACTGAAGAGTTGCATTTGTCTGTAACGGATTCGTTATTAGACGAACAGCCAATTGATATGCCAATGGAAGTATTATTAGGTAAAGCACCTAAGATGCACCGTGAAGCAACAACGCTAGTGACTGAAGGTGAAGCATTAGACTTTACTGGTGTCACAGTTAAAGATGCAGCTGAACGTTTATTACGTTTACCTGCGATTGCAGAAAAGACGTTCTTAATCACGATTGGTGACCGCTCGGTAACGGGTCTGGTTGCACGTGATCAAATGGTTGGTCCTTGGCAGGTTCCTGTTGCCGATTGTGCTGTAACTGCGGCAAGTTTTGATACTTACGCTGGTGAAGCAATGGCTATTGGTGAACGTACGCCACTCGCACTGTTAAACTTCCCTGCATCTAGCCGTATGGCGGTTGCTGAAGCATTAACAAATATCGCAGCAACAGAAATTGGTGATTTAACACGTATTAACCTTTCTGCTAACTGGATGTCTGCAGCGGGTCACCCTGGTGAAGATGCTGGTTTATATGCAGCGGTTAAAGCGGTAGGTGAAGAACTTTGTCCTGAATTGAACCTTACTATTCCAGTAGGTAAAGATTCAATGTCGATGAAGACACGCTGGGAAGATAACGGTGAAAATAAAGAAGTTACATCGCCATTATCACTGATTATTACTGCGTTTGGTCGTGTGACTGACGTACGTAAAACAGTAACACCACAGCTACGTACTGACAAAGGCGCAACAGACATTATCCTTATCGATTTAGGTAATGGTAAGAACCGTCTCGGAGCTTCATCATTAGCGCAAGTATACAAGCAATTGGGTCAACAGACGCCAGATGTGGATAGCTCAGAGCAGCTGAAAGGCTTCTTCGATGCAATGCAAGTGTTAGTGAAAGAGCAATCATTACTGGCTTATCATGACCGCAGTGACGGTGGTTTATTCTCAACAGTAACAGAGATGGCATTTGCTGGTCACTGTGGTGTTGACGTTGAACTTGATATGTTAGGTACCGATGATCTTGCTGCTCTTTACTCTGAAGAGTTAGGCGCGGTGATCCAAGTGTCTTCTGCAATGAAAGAGCAAGTACTTACAACATTAGCGGGTCACGGTCTAGCTGCATGTTGTCATGTGATTGGTTCTACAAATGAAGATGACATGATTCGCTTCACACGTAACGGTGAAAACGTATTAGCTGAAAGTCGTACCTACTACCGTGCTATGTGGGCCGAAACAACGCTTAAAATGCAAGCGCTGCGTGATAACCCAAGTTGTGCACAAGAAGAATTCGACCTTAAACTTGACGTGAAAGACCCTGGTCTAAACGTTAACTTAAGTTTTGATGTTAAAGACGATATTGCTGCACCTTACATTGCTACTGGTGTACAACCAAAAATGGCAATCCTTCGTGAGCAGGGGGTAAACTCGCAAACGGAAATGGCTGCTGCCTTTGATCGTGCTGGCTTCGCAGCTCAAGATATTCACATGAGTGATATTCTTGCCGGTCGCGTTAACCTAGAAGACTTCGCAGGCTTGGTTGCTTGCGGTGGTTTCTCTTACGGTGACGTTCTGGGTGCGGGTGAAGGTTGGGCTAAGTCAATCTTGTTTAACCCACAAGCACGTGATCAGTTTGCGGCTTTCTTCGAACGTGAAGATAGCTTCTCACTGGGTGTATGTAATGGTTGTCAGATGTTATCTAACTTGGGTGAACTTATCCCTGGTTCAGAATTATGGCCACGTTTCGTTACTAACCAATCAGAACGTTTTGAAGCACGTTTCAGCTTGGTTGAAGTACCGAAAAATCCGTCAATATTCTTAGGTGACATGGTTGGTTCAAGAATGCCTATTGCTGTATCTCACGGTGAAGGTCGTATTGAATTACGTGACGATGCGCATCTGCAAGCACTACAAAACAGTGGCACAGTGGCACTTAACTTCGTTGATAACTACGGTCAACCTACGACGCAATACCCATTAAACCCAAATGGTTCGCCATTAGGTATTACTGGTTTAACAACGACTGATGGTCGTGTCACTATCATGATGCCACATCCGGAACGTGTATTCCGTACTGTGAGCAACTCATGGCATCCAGAAGAATGGGGTGAAGATAGCCCTTGGATGCGTATGTTCCGTAATGCGCGAGTGAACTTAGGTTAACCGTACTTAGGTTAATTTTAAGTCACCCGTCACTAGGTTGATTGTAAATGCATGAAAGGTCGCAATTATTGCGGCCTTTTTTTGCTTTTACTCGTGCTATATTGATTATATAAAACAATATAAATACTTAATTATGCTATAGTCTTAAGGGTTTAGTGAATGTATCAATTAATAATTAGGAAGGGTAATGAGTCAGTCACAAGGTTTATTATTATTTAAGTTGAATCTACAGCAAAAATTTGCAATCGGCACGTTGAAAGTGCAGGAAATTGTACCCTCAACACGTTTGTATTCTTTACCCGGTTCTCACCCTATGGTGATGGGCGCTGCGACACTACGTGGTCGGACAATTCCTATTATTGATATGGCAGCCGCTGTGGGCTATCGCCCAGTTAGTAAAGAAGAATATGACTCGTGCAATATTATTATCACGGATTGTAGCCGTCAGATCGTCGGCTTTTTGGTACGTCATATTGATAAGATCATGGATTGCAGTTGGAAAGATATTTCGGCTCCAGATTCATCACTTGGCTGTAATATATATACCACAGGGGTAATGCAGCTTGATGAGCAACTGGTGCAACTGATGGATGTTGAACGCTTGTTAGCTGATATTTATCCTGATGACGATATTGAGTTACCCCAGTTTACAAACCTAGAACTTGAAGAACTTCGCACTAAAGAAATCTTGGTTGTGGATGATTCAATGGTCGCGCGTAATCAACTTGGTAGTGCTCTCGATGCAGCTGGTATTCATTATCAAGTGTCTAAAAATGGTCAAGATGCGTTAGCTGTGATGCAATCAGCAGTTGAAGCTGGTAACCCCATTGATGTGTTAGTTAGTGATATTGAAATGCCGGGATTAGATGGTTATGAAGTTGCATTTGAAGTACGTAGTACACCTAACGTATCTGCGACTTACATTATTCTTCATACTTCGTTATCGAGTGCGATTAGCACTGAGCGAGCACAGCAAATTGGTGCCGATGAAGCATTGACTAAATTTGATGCAAGTGAGCTATTACAAGCTATTCTACGCGGTGTAAAAGGTCGGGATAAGGTAGATTAATTAGATTCTTGACTGAATTTTAGAGACAAAAAAAGCGCTATTTAGCGCTTTTTTATTATTTATAGTATTTTCACGGTCTCGCTAGCAATGTAATGCTTAGCTTAACTCACCACAAAAACGGTAACCTTCACCATGGATTGTTGCGATTATTTCTGGTGTATCAGCAATGCTTTCGAAATGCTTACGGATACGACGAATAGTTACATCAACAGTACGATCGTGTGGTTTTAATTCACGGCCTGTCATTTTTTTCAATAACATTGCACGTGTTTGAATTTTACCTGGATTCTCTACAAAGTGTAGCATCGCACGGAATTCACTACGTGGCAGTTTGAATGAATCATCCAGTGGACTAATCAAAGAACGGCTATTGATATTTAAACGCCAGCCATTAAATTCATATTCTTCTATAATCGTTTTTTCTTCGTCTGCTACTGGGATTTTAGTAAAAGTACGGCCGAGTAGGTTACGTGCACGAATCGTTAATTCACGTGGATTAAATGGTTTAGTAATGTAGTCATCAGCACCAATTTCTAGACCTAAAATCTTGTCAACTTCATTGTCGCGACCAGTTAAAAACATGAGAGCTAAATTATGTTTGTCACGTAGTTCACGTGCTAACAATAAGCCATTTTTACCTGGAAGGTTAATATCCATGATTACCAAGCTGATCGGATTATTGGTAATGATCTCATACATTTCATCGCCGTTACTTGCTTCATGTACTGAATAGCCTTCAGCTTCGAAGATGCTTTTTAGGGTGTTACGTGTAACGAGTTCATCTTCTACGATAAGAATGTTTGGGGTTTGCATAAACGTACCTAGTTTCGCTTTGGATCAAATAGTGCCCAGATTATTGATATCAATGAATCGGGGAGTAAGAGTAATACATCCATGAAATATAAGACTATTTATCTAAAACAGCTGACTGCGGCAGGATATCTAGTTTTATGGCTTCCTTAACTATAGGATTATATGTTATTAACAGCAGTATAACAACCTAATGTAATTATGTTACGTAATAACTCAACGCGATTTGATATTTATCAAATAACCCTCATTGGTTATTTTTAGCTGAAATTAATGCTTTTAACGATGAATTAAATAAATATTATTGATATGATTATGAATGAAAAAACCATTAAATCCATTGTAATCAATTGGTTGTATTTTTTCCTTGTATGCTTAATATTATTTAAAGCTTGAGTTTATCAGACCAGATTTAGCTCACCCCCTTCGAATTAACCTATTTATATTAAAGAATAATAATGAAAATTATTTTTATTATTCTTCTTTTCTCATAAACTTTAGTACTAAATAAACAGATCTGTCATGGTTTATTGCACTTATATTTGATGTTGGCGCGACGTTTTAGTTTTAATTTAGCAATATGTCAGTTGCTTAGGTGAATTATTTTGGGTTACTACACCGCTCTACTATTGAAGCGGTTCTTTGCCAGTAAAGTGTAATCAAATTACAAACTGGTAAGTTTTATCTATAATTAATGACCAATGTATTTACTTTGTTAATCAATTATAGATTGAAATGATTGATTTGCGCTAATATGTTAGCAGTTGTAGTAATTGTCGTTTCACGTAACATAGCTACTGGATTATTAGTGATAAACAATAACGACTCTAAGGATGGACTATGTTAGACCTGTTACCTGATCTTTGTGATCGGCATTTTAATCAACTGTCTGTAATGGACCCTATTTTTCAAAGTTACGGTAAAGCGACTATTTTTAGTGGGCAAGCGGTAACTGTTAAATGTTTTGAAGATAACTCTCTGGTTAAAGAACTGGCTGGCACGCCGGGTGAAGGACGTATCCTCGTTGTTGACGGCGGTGGTTCTACACGACGTGCATTACTCGGTGATATGATCGCTGAAAACGCCGTTAAAAATGGTTGGGCGGGTTTTGTTATTTATGGTGCCATTCGTGATGTCGCGACGATTAATACGCTTGAATTAGGGGTTAAAGCAATAACCGCTTGCCCTGTTAAAACAGAAAAGCGTGGTCTAGGTGATGCAGGTATCAATTTGCACTTTGCTGGTGTGAATATTGCTGAAGGCGATTATATCTATGCCGATTTAAACGGTGTCGTGGTGGCTAAAGAACCGCTTCTTTAATAGTATTAATTCGATGTGAAGATAGGGATGAGGTTAATTGATTATTAATCTCATCCCTTTTTTGTTTACCTATTCTATTTACTTATTCATCTCGGTTAAAACGTCGTGCTCGACGATAAGGGAATACATCGCTGTATTTACCGCGATTAATATTGTCTTGCAGTCCTTTCCAATAATCGGCGTCAAGCAGATCTGAATGATATTTTTTAAAGAGCTTGTTAATTTCAGGTCGAGATAATAAGAAGGTCTCAAACTCTTCTGGGAATACATCATTGGGCGCGACGGCGTACCAAGGTTCTGCCAGCATTATGTCTTCTGGATAACGTAGTGGCGGAATGTAGCGGAAGTTAATTTCATGCATATATGAGATTTCATCATAATCGTAAAAGACCACGCGATTATGTCGGGTCACACCAAAGTTTTTAAACAGCATATCACCAGGAAAAATATCTGCAGCCGCAAGTTGTTTGATGGCATTACCGTATTCATCAATCGCGTTATCAAGTTCTTCTACATTTGCTTGTTCGAGATACATGTTTAGCGGGATCATCTTACGTTCAATATAAAGATGTTTGATCACCACTTTACTGTTGGTGATTTTAATAATTGAAGGGGCGACAGCTAACAATTCATCGAGCAGTTCTTGACTGAAACGATCTTTGGGGAAAGCAAAGTTCTTAAATTGTTGGGTATCAGCCATACGGCCGACACGATCATGAGATTTTACGATCTTATATTTTTCTTTTACTGTCGCGTGATCGATTTGTTTAGGTGGTGCAAATTCATCTTTAATGAGCTTAAATACCACGTCATAAGAAGGCAGGGTGAATACGCTCATCACCATACCTTTAATACCCGGGGCAATAATGAACTTATCATCAGAGTTATCTAAGTGCTTTATATAGTGGCGGAACAGCTCTGTTTTTGCATGTTTTTGGCAACCAATAGCAGAGTAGATCTCAAAGTTAGTTTTATGTGGGATCATCGGTTTTAAAAATTGTACTATGGCTCCAGGCTCTGGCGCATAAACAAAGAAATAAGCACGGGCAAAGCCAAATAAAATACTGGTTTCTTCTTTTTCAAAAATAACTGTATCTAAATAAATTTCGTTTTCTTCGTTATTTAAAATCGGAAATACCAACGGGTACATTTGTCCATCTGCAAAGATCTTACCCATAAGGTAAGCCCCTTTGTTGCGATAAAACACCTCGTTAAGCATATGTACTTCAATGTGTTCTGCTTCGGTGAGTTGTTTTGGTGCATGTTGGTTAAGGTAATCCACGACATTAGCAAGGTCCCTGTCCAAGTTCTCCCATCGAGCCGTAAACGTATAACCACCAATGATCTTACGTAAGATCACCGAAAAGTTTCCACCTCGGGTATAGCTACGATAAAAATTATTCGGGTACGCAGGATCTCGAACGCGATTAGCATTCGTTATGAATAGTTGTTCTTTATATATATTGGTATGTTTAAAGACACGGCGATAAACAGAGTTAAAGAAACTTTCGGCAATTTCAAAATTTGGGTAATGCTGTAATAGCGCTTCGTACTCCCGCTTAATCCCTTGCAGGAATACTTTATTCGCTTCTGTTTCAGCCGCAAGATCTTGCATTTTCTGAGCTGTCTTACCGACATGGTAATCATAAAGGCTAATACGTTTTTTAGCGGCTATTTGCACACCATGCCAATCCGCGTTTTCAAAACGTAATTTGGCACCACGCGTGACTTCTAAAAATCGGCTATAAAAAGCATCAAATGATTCTAATAACGAACCCGCTATTTGTGCTTCTAAAACTTTTTCCATACAACAAACCCTTGGACTTAAGACAGGCTTAAATATCGCAATCTTTAAACATTATTTCAACATGTTTAAATGCTTTTATCGATGTGGAGTGAAACAACTAAATTTATATTAAACTTGATTTGGTTCTCATTTTTTGATATTGCTATAGGTATTGAAATTATTAACAGATTTATTAAATATTATTATGACTTATTGCTTAGCGTTCATTACCACCACGATTATTAACACTGTTATTACAACGGTGGGATGATACGTAGGGCTAAGACAGAAATGATAAAAAAGCCCGTTACCATTTGGAACGGGCTTTTTTGTATCTACAAGGAGCAAAGGATGCGAGTTTTAAAATTTGGTGGAACATCATTGGCAAACGCCGAGCGATTTTCCTGTGCAGCAGATATCTCTGTGAGTAAGATTGAGCAATCACAGGTAGCATTGGTGTTATCTGCGCCAGCAAAAGTGACCAATAATTTGGTTGCAGCTGTGCAACAAACAGTTCGTGGCCTTGATGCGGAGTCATCACTGGAAGAAATCGAAGGGATCTTTAAGGCGCTTGTTGCAGGTCTAAAAGTTCAATACCCTAATTTTAATGATGTAGTTGCATTAACGCAGGTAACAACATCATTAGCGACATTAAGAGAATACTTATATGGTGTTAAATTATTATCGCAATGCCCAGAAAACATTGAAGCAAAGATCTTAAGTACCGGTGAAAAGCTTAGCATTGTTTGTATGGAGCAACTGTTATTAGCCCGCGGATTTAAAGTTGAAGTGATTATTCCGCAAGACAAGCTAGTAGGAAAGGGCAGTGTACTAGAAGCCACTGTGGATATTGAGGCTTCTCGTGCTCGTTTTGAACAAAATCCAATTAAGACTGACCATATCTATTTAATGCCTGGCTTCACAGCGGGTGATGAACAGGGCAATACAGTTGTACTTGGCCGTAATGGTTCTGATTATTCTGCTGCGGTATTAGCGGCGTGTCTGTATGCTGACTGCTGTGAAATATGGACTGACGTAGACGGTGTTTACGCTTGTGACCCACGCTTAGTAAAAGACGCTAAATTACTTAAAACATTAAGCTACCCAGAAGCAATGGAATTGTCTTATTTTGGCGCGAAAGTACTACATCCAAAAACGATTGCACCGATTGCTCTGCACCACATTCCTTGTTTGATTAAGAATACTAAAAATCCAGAAGGTGAAGGCACTTTAATCGGCGGATTAATGTCAAAAACCCAAGCTGAAGTTAAATCATTATCAGAGCTTAGTGGCATGACCATGATTAACGTTTCCGGTCCGGGTATGAAAGGTATGGTTGGCATGGCTGGTCGTATTTTTGAAACAGTATCACGCGCTGGTGTATCCATTGCCCTTATCACGCAATCATCATCAGAATACAGCGTTAGCTTCTGTATCCACAGTTATGATGCAGGTAAAGCGAAACTGGCACTGAATAACGAATTTACTTTAGAGATCAGTAATCAGTTACTCGAACCTATCGAAATGCGTGATGGTTTAGCGATTGTATCGCTGGTTGGTGATGGCATGCGTAAAGCCAACGGTATTGCTGCACGTTTCTTTATGGCATTAGCACAAGCATCAGTGAATCTTGTTGCCATTGCACAAGGTTCATCAGAACGTTCTATTTCTGCGGTTATTGATGAAAGCAAAGCCAATGAAGCGATTAAAGCATCACACAATATTTTCTTTGGTAAACAACAATACATCGACCTTTTCTTATTAGGGTGCGGTGGTGTGGGCGCGGCATTAGTCGAACAAATCAAACGTCAAAAAGAGTTTTTAGCAGAACGTCATATTGAGCTCCGTGTCTGCGGTATTGCTAATAGCCGCCAAATGTTACTCGACTCAGAAGGGTTATCATTAACACATTGGGCTGATGATCTTGCTGTCAGTGATACAGAGTTCTCACTAGCAGCACTGGAAGATTTGGTTAAAAACAGCCATATCATTAACCCGGTGATTGTTGATTGTACAAGTAATGATAATCTTGCTAGTCAATATGTTGACTTTTTGGGGAGTGGTTTCCACGTTGTTGCGGCGAACAAAAAAGCCAATACCATGAGTATGGATTATTACCATGAACTGCGTTTAACGGCATTAAAAACCCGCCGTCGTTTCTTATACGATACTAATGTAGGTGCTGGTCTACCTGTGATTGAAAATCTGCAGAATCTATTAAGCGCGGGTGATGAACTCGTACGCTTCAACGGTATTCTGTCTGGTTCTATGTCATACATCTTTGGTAAATTAGATGAAGGCATGAGCTTCTCGAAAGCAACGGCACAAGCACGTGACAATGGCTTTACAGAACCGGATCCACGTGAAGATTTAAGCGGCATGGATATCGCACGTAAATTATTGATTATTGCACGTGAAGCAGGCATGGATTTAACCTTAGACCAAGTTGAAGTTGAAGAAGCAATCCCTGCTGATTTTGACGCAACGGGCACTAATGAAGAATTTATGGCGAACCTACCAAAAGCAGATGCGTACTTTGCTGATTTACAAGCTACGGCTGCTGAAGAGGGTAAAGTTTTACGTTATATCGGTCAGATTGAAGACGGTAAATGTAAAGTATCTATTGCGGCAGTACCAGAATCAGATCCGTTGAATAAAGTAAAAGATGGTGAGAATGCATTGGCATTTTATAGCCGTTATTATCAGCCAATCCCAATGGTGTTACGTGGTTATGGTGCTGGTTCAGAAGTGACTGCAGCAGGCGTATTTGCCGATGTATTACGTACCCTTAATTGGAAGCAAGAGGTTTAACCATGAGTATAGTTGTATTCGCACCGGCATCGGTAGCAAATGTAAGTGCAGGTTTTGATGCATTAGGTTTCCCGATTGCTCCGATTGATGGTTCGCTCATCGGCGATAAAGTATTTATTACCGATGCGGATTCGGCATTTAGCCTAGCCTCTAGTGGTCGTTTTAAGCATAAATTACCTGATGATTACCGTGAAAATATCATCTATGATTGTTATCTTGGTTATGCCGCCGCGTTAGAAAAACGTGGTTTGAAGATCAAAAATATCGCCATGGAATTAGAAAAAACTTACCGATTGGTAGTGGTCTAGGATCAAGTGCGGCGTCAATTGTCGCAGGACTAGAAGCTCTGAATGAATTTCATGATAACACCCTTGATGAATATGAAATGGTGTTATTAATGGGTGAGCTTGAAGGTAAAATTAGTGGTAGCGTACATTATGATAATGTCGCGCCTTGTGCATTAGGTGGTATGCAATTAATGCTGGGCGAAAATGGGGTAGTGAGTCAATCTGTGCCTTGTTTCGATGAATGGTACTGGGTGGTAGCTTATCCGGGCATTAGCATTTCAACAGCTGCTGCGCGTGACATCTTACCAACAGAGTACAGCCGTAGTGATTGTTTAACTTATGGTCGTCACTTAGCTGGATTTATCCATGCTTGTTACAGCAAGCAACAAGACTTGGCAGCTGCGATGTTGAAAGATGTGATTGCAGAACCATATCGTTCACAGCTTATTCCTAAATTTGACGAAGTGCGTGACTACGCTAAAGAACTAGGCGCATTAGCAACGGGTATCTCAGGCTCAGGCCCTACGGTATTTAACGTGATGACGGACTTAGCACAAGCTGAAAAACTAAAAGCTTGGTTAGACGCTAACTTTATCCAAAACGGAGATGGTTTCAGCCATATCTGTAAACTGGATAAACAAGGCGCGCGTGTTGTGGGTACAGAATTGTAATTATAGAAATATAAAAATACTGCGTGGTGATTGTTAAACCCTAGGCACTAGGGTTATATGTTCTTATTATGTTAAGGTCATAGTTATCACGCAGGTGCACAAATAATGTTTTAGGGAATGAACAACAATGAAATTATACAGTATTAAAGATCACGCAGAGACAGTTAGCTTTGCACAAGCAGTAAAACAAGGTATGGGTAAAAACCAAGGTTTGTTCTTTCCGAGCGAAATTAATCCGATAGACGATATTGATGCTTTACTAGAGATGAACCTAGTTGATCGTAGTCGCGTTATTTTACAATCACTGATCGGTGATGAATTTAGCGAACAAGAATTACATGACATTATTGCAAGTGCGTTTAACTTTCCTGCGCCAGTCACAAAAATTAGCGATAAGATCAGTGCATTAGAATTATTTCACGGTCCAACTCTTGCGTTTAAAGACTTTGGCGGCCGTTTCATGGCGCAGTGTCTATCACGCCTGACTACAGGTGAAAAAATTACGATTTTAACAGCAACATCAGGCGATACTGGTGCTGCCGTTGCACATGCTTTCTACGGTATTGAAAATATCGAAGTTGTAGTCATGTATCCAAAAGGTAAGATCAGCTTCTTGCAAGAACAGATGTTCTGTACGCTCGGTGGTAATATCCGCACTATCGCGATTGATGGTGACTTTGATGCATGTCAGGCATTAATGAAGCGTTCTTTTGATGATGCAGAGCTGCGTCAGGCAATCGGTCTTAACTCAGCTAACTCAATTAATATTAGTCGTCTAATGGCACAAATCTGTTATTACTTCGAAGCATTCGCACAACTACCAAAAGCGCAGCGTGCACAAACGGTGGTGTCTGTACCAAGTGGTAACTTTGGTAACCTGACTGCTGGCTTATTAGCAAAAACATTAGGCTTACCAGTTAAGCGTTTTATTGCAGCAACGAATATTAATGACACTGTACCGCGTTATTTAGAAAGCGGTAAGTGGGATCCAAAAGCAACGCAAGCAACCTTATCCAATGCGATGGATGTGAGTGTACCAAGTAACTGGCCACGTATCGAAGAACTGGCTCGTGTTAAAGGTTGGGACTTGTCTGAACTCGCATCTGATTTCTTATCTGACGAAGATACTAAACAAGCTGTTGTGGCGTTAGATGAACAAAGTTATCTATGTGAACCGCATGGTGCGATTGCATATGACCGTTTAAGTGCACAGCTGAGCGAAGATGAATTCGGTTTATTCCTATGTACAGCGCACCCTGCGAAGTTCAAAGAATCAGTTGAAGAGATTCTAGGTCGCGATATTGGCTTGCCACAAGAACTTGCTGATTGTGCAGATAAGCCAAACTTATCTGTTGATATGGCAAATGACTTTGCGGCATTACGTGCATTTTTGATGGCGTAGTCTAGCCTTAAATCACGCATTCTCACATTTGTGAAGATACCTTGTTTTGATGTTGTTGTTAATGACATCGGAGCAAGGTATTTTTTTGGCTGTAAGCGCCTATTTAATAACAGAATCTCTAATTCTGCCCCTGCAATAACTGTAATTATCACTTGAATATCTTCTATAACAGGGGTAGCTTTGCTCTTTCGTTCTAAAATAACAACCTGAATTCAAAAAAGGTATTTATGGGTAAGGTATTAAAAGATCTGCTTGGACAGCTAACGTTAGAAACCATTGAAGAAGGGATTTACCGTGGTCAGAGCCAAGATTTAGGATTTGGCGCTGTATTTGGTGGTCAAGTAATGGGTCAAGCATTATCGGCAGCAAAAGAAACCGTTTCAGCTGATCGTAAAGTGCACTCCTTCCACTCTTATTTCCTGCGTGCTGGCGATGTTAAAAAGCCGATTGTTTATGAAGTAGAAAATATTCGAGATGGCGGCTCCATTACCACACGCCGTATTCGCGCGATCCAAAATGGCCAAGCTATATTCTACATGACGG is part of the Moritella viscosa genome and encodes:
- the thrC gene encoding threonine synthase, with amino-acid sequence MKLYSIKDHAETVSFAQAVKQGMGKNQGLFFPSEINPIDDIDALLEMNLVDRSRVILQSLIGDEFSEQELHDIIASAFNFPAPVTKISDKISALELFHGPTLAFKDFGGRFMAQCLSRLTTGEKITILTATSGDTGAAVAHAFYGIENIEVVVMYPKGKISFLQEQMFCTLGGNIRTIAIDGDFDACQALMKRSFDDAELRQAIGLNSANSINISRLMAQICYYFEAFAQLPKAQRAQTVVSVPSGNFGNLTAGLLAKTLGLPVKRFIAATNINDTVPRYLESGKWDPKATQATLSNAMDVSVPSNWPRIEELARVKGWDLSELASDFLSDEDTKQAVVALDEQSYLCEPHGAIAYDRLSAQLSEDEFGLFLCTAHPAKFKESVEEILGRDIGLPQELADCADKPNLSVDMANDFAALRAFLMA
- the aceK gene encoding isocitrate dehydrogenase kinase/phosphatase, with product MEKVLEAQIAGSLLESFDAFYSRFLEVTRGAKLRFENADWHGVQIAAKKRISLYDYHVGKTAQKMQDLAAETEANKVFLQGIKREYEALLQHYPNFEIAESFFNSVYRRVFKHTNIYKEQLFITNANRVRDPAYPNNFYRSYTRGGNFSVILRKIIGGYTFTARWENLDRDLANVVDYLNQHAPKQLTEAEHIEVHMLNEVFYRNKGAYLMGKIFADGQMYPLVFPILNNEENEIYLDTVIFEKEETSILFGFARAYFFVYAPEPGAIVQFLKPMIPHKTNFEIYSAIGCQKHAKTELFRHYIKHLDNSDDKFIIAPGIKGMVMSVFTLPSYDVVFKLIKDEFAPPKQIDHATVKEKYKIVKSHDRVGRMADTQQFKNFAFPKDRFSQELLDELLAVAPSIIKITNSKVVIKHLYIERKMIPLNMYLEQANVEELDNAIDEYGNAIKQLAAADIFPGDMLFKNFGVTRHNRVVFYDYDEISYMHEINFRYIPPLRYPEDIMLAEPWYAVAPNDVFPEEFETFLLSRPEINKLFKKYHSDLLDADYWKGLQDNINRGKYSDVFPYRRARRFNRDE
- the thrA gene encoding bifunctional aspartokinase/homoserine dehydrogenase I, which produces MRVLKFGGTSLANAERFSCAADISVSKIEQSQVALVLSAPAKVTNNLVAAVQQTVRGLDAESSLEEIEGIFKALVAGLKVQYPNFNDVVALTQVTTSLATLREYLYGVKLLSQCPENIEAKILSTGEKLSIVCMEQLLLARGFKVEVIIPQDKLVGKGSVLEATVDIEASRARFEQNPIKTDHIYLMPGFTAGDEQGNTVVLGRNGSDYSAAVLAACLYADCCEIWTDVDGVYACDPRLVKDAKLLKTLSYPEAMELSYFGAKVLHPKTIAPIALHHIPCLIKNTKNPEGEGTLIGGLMSKTQAEVKSLSELSGMTMINVSGPGMKGMVGMAGRIFETVSRAGVSIALITQSSSEYSVSFCIHSYDAGKAKLALNNEFTLEISNQLLEPIEMRDGLAIVSLVGDGMRKANGIAARFFMALAQASVNLVAIAQGSSERSISAVIDESKANEAIKASHNIFFGKQQYIDLFLLGCGGVGAALVEQIKRQKEFLAERHIELRVCGIANSRQMLLDSEGLSLTHWADDLAVSDTEFSLAALEDLVKNSHIINPVIVDCTSNDNLASQYVDFLGSGFHVVAANKKANTMSMDYYHELRLTALKTRRRFLYDTNVGAGLPVIENLQNLLSAGDELVRFNGILSGSMSYIFGKLDEGMSFSKATAQARDNGFTEPDPREDLSGMDIARKLLIIAREAGMDLTLDQVEVEEAIPADFDATGTNEEFMANLPKADAYFADLQATAAEEGKVLRYIGQIEDGKCKVSIAAVPESDPLNKVKDGENALAFYSRYYQPIPMVLRGYGAGSEVTAAGVFADVLRTLNWKQEV